TTTGAGGCAGGAGTTAAATCATAAAGGGCATCAGCTGCCATTATTGCCACTCCATTTGTCCATGTGTATTTTTCTTCGGGCCAGATAACCATATCTGGAAATGTAAATCCGCACCAAAATGATCCATCGTCTTCAAATCGTCTGTCAAGAATCCAGTTGAAAACAATTTCAGCTTTTCTTTTCTTTCCCATTGAGTTAAGGGCAAGAACAAGTTCGCAGGTTTCAGCCATTGTAATCCATGGGTTTTCTGAAACGCACCTGACTCCCATTCCTTCAACAATGAATTTTTTCCAGTATTTTTCCAGTCTTTTTTCGCATTCGTTTTTTGTCAGGGCCCCGCATAAAATTGGATAAAACCAGTCCATTGAATATCTTGATTTTGTAACATCAAAAACATGGCGTCTTTTTCTCAGTGCATTTTCAAGCTTAATTGCTGCAGTTTTCCAATGAGGATAATCAAACCCCAGTTTTTCTCCAAGGTAAATTCCACATTTAAGGCTGGTGTAAATTGAGCTTGATCCTGTAAGAAGGCACATTTTGTCTATATTTCCTTTAGGGCTTTTTGCCCAGTAGATTTCCCCTCCTTCTGCCTGGAGTGAAATTACAAAATTAAGTCCTTTTTCTACAGTAGGCCAGATATAGCGTGTAAAATCCAAATCTTTTGTAATTATAAGGTATTGAAGCAGTCCCACTGCAATATAAGAAGACATATTTGTATCTTTTGTCATGTCTTCAGGTGAGCCGTTCATATATGATGCATAAAAACTCCCGTCGGAATTCTGGGTCTTTTTAAGCCATTCAAAACCTTTTTTAGACTCTTGGAAATAGCCGCAGATATTAAGTCCCATTATTGCTTCCACCATATCCCAGGAGTCTGTTTTCTCTCCTATAGCCCAGGGTATTTCACCAGTGCCTTTTTGGGCATTGATTATGCTTTTAGCACAATCTTCAATTATTGTTGTTAAAGGTGAATTTGTTATTGCCGCCTTGTCCTGTGATTTTATATTCAAATCTAAATCTCCGGAAAATTTAATTTTATTGTACAAAGTTTAACAGCCCAAACCAATATATTTAATTTAATCAGATAAATTAACAATTTGCTCTCCATCATAAAATAACCATTATAAAATACAATGCAGAACAAATTTTTTTATCAGATAAGCTGTATAATTACAATAATTATTAGGGGATTATCTATCAAAGGAGCTGCTCAAATCTTGAGGGTTGTTGAAACAAATTTGAATTAAGTTAAAATTTAAGGATTGATAAGTTGACTTTTTATAAGACATCAATTAATCAATAAGTCTTGATATCTCGGGTGGGGTTTTAGTTTTGATCAATTAAGATTACTTTACTGCCCGGCTGTACTTAATTTTCAGGAAGGATTATGGGACAAATTAAAGTTTTTGAAAATATAGCAAATGTAAATGCCTGGTCAACAAATTGTAAAAAAGATGGTTTCAGTGTTGGATTAGTACCCACAATGGGGTTTTTACATGAAGGCCATCTTTCACTTATTGACAGGGCAAAAGAAAAATGTACCAGGGTAGTTGTAAGTGTTTTTGTAAATCCTGCCCAGTTTGGTGAGGGTGAAGATTTTGAAAGTTATCCCAGAAATTTTGACAAAGATTTTGAGCTGGCTTCCAAAAGAGGGGCTGATGCTGTTTTTTTTCCATCAGCTAAGGAAATTTATCCTGAGAATTATCAAACCTATGTGGATCTTGAAAAACTCCCTGATCATTTATGCGGTAAATCAAGGGTTGGTCATTTTAAAGGAGTTGCAACCGTTGTTTCAAAGCTTTTTAATATTGTTCAGCCTGATTTTGCTTTTTTCGGAGAAAAGGATTTTCAGCAGCTGGCAATTATAAAGCAGATGGTAAAAGATCTTAATTTTCCTGTAACAATTGAAGGGGTTCCTATTGTAAGGGAAAGCAGCGGACTTGCACTGAGTTCAAGAAATAGTTATTTGTCGGAAGAAGAGCGTAAAAACGCAATTCTTTTATATAAAAGCATTCTTGAAGCAGAAAAAATAATCAAGGCCGGAGAAAAAAAATCTTCAAAAGTTATAGAGGTTATCAAGGGTGTTATTGGTCAGTATGAAAAATCAAAAATTGATTATATAAATATCTGCGATCCTGAAACCCTTGAAGATTTAGAGTTTATAGATAGGAAAGTTGTTCTTGCAATGGCTGTTTTTATTGGGAAAACAAGGCTTATAGACAACAAGGTAATAATTCCCTGATCAAAAGGGAAACAAAATCATAGAATCGGGAGGTAACATGGCCAAAGAAAGTGTGTTGTTTACTTCAGAATCTGTTACTGAAGGTCATCCTGACAAGGTGGCTGATGCAATTTCAGATTCAATTTTAGACGCCATTATTGAACAGGATAAAAAAGCAAGGGTAGCTTGTGAAACTCTTGTAACCACGGGTCTTGCTTTTATTGCGGGTGAAATTTCAACTGAATGTTATGTTGATATTCCTCAGATAGTAAGAAATACAATCAGGGAAATAGGTTATAATTCTTCAGATATGGGTTTTGACTGGCAGACATGCTCTGTACTTACAAGCATTGATCATCAGTCTCCTGATATTGCAGCCGGAGTTAATGAAGGTGAAGGTCTTTTCAAAGAGCAGGGTGCCGGAGATCAGGGGTTGATGTTTGGGTTTGCCTCAAGTGAAACTCCTGAGCTTATGCCAATGCCTATAGTGATGGCACATAAGCTTACAAAAAGACTTGCAGACGTTAGAAAAAACAAGATAGTGGATATATTCAGACCCGATGGCAAGGCACAGGTTACAATTGAATATGAAAATTGTGTTCCAAAAAGAATAGATGCAGTTGTTGTTTCAACTCAGCACACAGAAGATTCAACCTATGATCAGGTAAAAGAAGCAGTGATGGAAGAAGTTATCAAAAAAATTATTCCAGCTGAAATGCTTGATTCAAATACCAGATATTATATAAATCCCACAGGCAAATTTGTTGTGGGAGGCCCCATGGGAGACTGCGGACTTACAGGAAGAAAAATAATCGTTGATACCTATGGAGGTCAGGGAAGTCACGGAGGAGGATGTTTTTCAGGAAAAGATCCTTCCAAGGTGGATAGAAGTGCATCGTACATGGGAAGATATATTGCAAAAAACATTGTTGCTTCAGGCCTGGCAACAAAGTGCGAGGTTCAGCTTGCTTATGCAATAGGCTATTCTGACCCGCTTTCTGTTCTTGTTGATACCTTTGGTACAGGAAAGGTTTCAAATTCTGAATTATCTTCTGCAATAAGAGAAATTTTCAGCCTTACTCCATCTGGAATTATTAAAGAACTTGACCTTTTAAGACCGATTTATAAAAAAACAGCAGCATACGGTCATTTTGGAAGGGAAGATGAAGACTTTATTTGGGAAAAAACAGATAAAGCCAAAATTCTTTTAGAAAAGCTTGGTTAAAAACAAATCTCCCTGGTCATTATAAAATGACCGGGGAAGTTTTTTTTCAATTTTTATTTTGTCAGAATAATAATATCTGACAATTTCTTTGTATGTATATCCTTTTTCAGCCATTTTTTTTGCTCCCCATTGGCTCATTCCTATTCCATGTCCAAAACCTTTTCCTCTTAATTCTATTCCGTTGCTAAGGCTGGTGATTTGAAAAAGAGTGCTTTTTACTGTATAATATCCTGTCTTTTCCCTGAATTTCTCTCCATTAAAAGAAACTTTACCTTTATTTGTTTTTAAAGTGATTTCAGAAACTCTTCCAGAGGGAGTTGTTTGGGAGATATAAACTTTGTTAATCTTGGTGGGACTGCTGAACAATAAATTGGAAAGCTGATCATAAGAAAAAAAAGCCTTCCATTCATTGGCAGGACTGAAATTATCAGTTTTTTGTTTTAAATATGAAAAGTTCTTTTTCCAAAAATATACAGGATCTTCTGTAAAACCTCCGCTGTTTGAATGAAAAGCAGCTAGAACTGGTTTTTCATTAAGCAAAATAAACTCTGAATCTGTTAGTTCTACAGCTTGGGAGGATTTTTCACATATGTTTTCAATCCCTTTGTAAACTTGTGATAAAATTCCTGATTCAAGATGATAGCTGTTTTTTTGGTTTTGTTTAATCATGAAAAGAGCATAGGTTCTTGAGGCTACAGCCTGAGCTTTGAGGGCTTCATCATGCCAGGAGCCGGGCATTTCTGAGGGTACAACAGATTTTAAATAGGACCCAAGTTCCAAAATATTTATTATTTCAATTTTTCCATTTTTTTGATTAAGAATTAATTTACCTTTGTATCTTTTGCTTTTAAAATTTATAGGAATGTCCTCTGAAGAAATAATTGTATTGTTTTTTAAAGTGTCGATCCCGTTTATTTTAATTGTATTTTCAGGGGAAAGGGAGGCAGATATTTTTTTTGAATTCAGGGGAACTAAATCTATATAAAAAAAGGTTTCAGATGAAAAAGAGCATTGTTTCAGGTTGCCTAAAAGGACTCTTACAGGAATTTTATCTGTTTTAAATGAGTTTTTTGAAACTTCAAGAAGCTCCATTGCTTTTTTTACTCTTATATGGCCGGGGAATTTGGAAACAAAGTTTTCAAGATAATCAAAGCTTTTTTTAAAATTTTGGGTTTCTGCTTCAATTGCTGCAAGGGAAAACATGGCATCTCCTGCAGCTTCGGTTTCAGGGAAAGATTTTAAAATATTTTCCAAGGCAGCTTTTGATTTGTGAATATCTGCGTCTTTTTTCCATAGGATCATTGAGTATAAAAAAAGAGCATTGGCCTGTTTTTCCTTGTGAAAGTGGTTGTTTGCAGTTATCGAAAGGTATTTTTCCCTTGCTTTTACCACCTCATTTTCAAGGATATATTTTCTGGCGTCTTCCATGGATTGAATATATAATGGTTGAGAAAAAATCCCAGTTGAAATAAGTATAAAATACAAGAAAATAAAAACTACTTTTAAACTCAAAATTATTTTAGTCGACATAATGAAATATTTATTTTCCCTTTCAAGTAAAATAGGACGAAGTTTTTTAAATTACCTGGACTATATTTTTTCTTTATCCGGATTACTATACTGTATTTTAAAAATATTTGTAAAAGGAAATTATTCAGGAAAGAAGCTTGTACGGCTTGGAATAATTGAGCAGATTTATTTTACCGCTGTCCAGGCCTTAAGAATCATTATTCCCATAGCCCTTGTAATTGGGACTGCTTTTTTTCTTCAGTTTTCAAAAATTGCAGATCAATATGATTTGGGTAAGCTTGCCGCTGTTATTCTTTTAAGGGAGTTAGGACCTATGATTGCTGCTGTGGTGGTTATTTTAAGATCTGCCACAGCTGTTACAACCGAAATTGGATATATGAATGTTCAAGGCGAAATGGATGCTATCCAGATGGCCGGGGTTGATCCTTTAGCACTTATCTGCCTTCCAAGGCTTATTGGAATTACAACCGCAATTTTATGCCTTTTTATAGTTTTCAGCCTTGTATCAGTTCTTGGGGGTTTTGCTTCTGCCTGGATACTTTCAGATATTTCACTTCATAGATTTCTTTTAACCATTGGAAAATCAATTTCATTTTCAGATGTATTTGCTGTTTTATTTAAAGCCATGGGTTTTGGAGTTATAATAAGCATTATTTGTCTTTACAGGGGGTTTGAAGCAAAGAACTCAATAACAGAAGTCCCTGTACGGACAGCAAAGGCAGCTGTTGAATGTTTTTTTTATTGTTTGATTTTCAATGTTCTTATTTCTGTTATATTTATGCTAAGAGGTTAAAAAATGGAACAGAAAAAAACAATAATAGAATATAAAGACTGTATTATTTCAAATAAAAACCTGACTCTTCCAAGATTTACAATGAGTTTTGAAGAAAGTGAACTTGTTGAAATAAAGTCTTTAGGCGATGAAATATCTTCTCTTTTTATAAGAGGGATTTCAACCCTTGCTCCCTTGGAGGGGAAAATTTTTTTCAATGGAAATTCCTACGATCCAATGGATCAAGAAAAAATTTTGAAACTAAAAAGAAATCTTGCTTATTTAGGGCCTTTATGTGCTCTTTTAAGCAATCGTAGCCTTTTAGAAAATATTTTATTGTTTAGATTATGGGAAGAAGATTTAAGAAAAATAAACCCTGATAAAAACTTTATCGCTGATTGTGAAAAGGCAGGAATTTCGGGTTTTCTTTATAAAAGACCTGAGAAGACTACAGAGGAAATAAAATGCGGAGCATTTCTTGTAAGGGAGTTTTTAAAAAATCCCAAAATTGTTTTTATGGAAAGGCCCTATCTTTTCACAAGGGGAAGGCTTGACAGATTTTTACTTGAAAAGCTTGAAAAAGTTTCACAGACAAAAGTACCTATTGTTTATTTTTCAAATTCCGGATTTGTTCCTTCTTTAAAGGTTACCCATAAAATAATAATTGAAAAAGAAAAAATTGAAAAAATTAAGGTGAGTAATGGATCTGATGTTTAAAGACAAAGATAAGATTGTAGGTTTTTTTATTCTGATGATAAGCACTTTGCTTTTACTTTCTCTAGTTCTAATAGGAAGGGGAAAAGGGCTTTTTAAAAACTATATTGAATACCATGCTATTTTTGAAGAAACTTACAACCTTAAGGAAGGGGCTCCTGTAAAGCTTTTCAATGCAGAAATAGGAAAAGTTAAAGATGTAAAACTTGTTGATGATGATGTAAGGGTTCAAATTCTTATTGTTGATGAATATTCAAACCGGGTAAGAGAGTCTTCTTATGTTACAGTTACCAGTCCTACTTTTATAGGTTCTGAATATATAGCCTTGACAAGTCAGGATAAAAGCTCCGAGCTTATTCCAGAAGGAGGGCAGATACCTTCAATAGAAAAAACTTCATTTTCAGATCTTATGGACGAGTTTCAAGTTGAGAAAACTGCCAAAAAATTTGTTGAGACAGTTTATGATCTGTCTGAGATGGCCAAGAAATTAAATTCAGATCAAGGGCCTGTTTTTTCTATTTTGTCTGATATTGAAACAATTGTTCATGATATAGAAAGCGGCAAAGGAAACCTAGGTGAAATTCTAAGAACTTCTAAAATAACAGATCAATTGGAAGCTAGGCTTGTGCAGATTGAAAAAATACTTGGAGATGTAAAAATTGCTGTTTCTAAAACTCCCTATACAATGGATCTTGTAAATGAAAATCTTGAAAGGGTGGGTAAAATAGGAAAAAATATTGAATTGAGTTCTGAAAATATCAATCTTATGGTTAATGAACTCAGGGTTAAGCTCAATGAAATTAGTACAATAATTTCAAATATAGAAAAAGGAAGTGAAACTGTTCCTGCTATTACTGCAACAGCTCTAAATGGTCTTCAGGAAGTAAGAGAGGGAGTAAGAAAAATAGACAATACAATAGAAGCCCTCCAAAAAACCTTCATAATTAGAAATAAACTGCCTGAAAGACAAGAACCTGAACAATATAAGTTAGATTTAAGGCCTTGATTATCAGGATGAATTGATAATTTAAAAAGGTTTTAAAAACTCCATAATTTTCTTAAAGCAGATTTCCGATTTTTTTGAAGGGGTAATTGTTGAAAAAATTATTTCTGGGATCTGCTTTTTTTTTACCTGCTCAATGGAAAATTTGAAATTCAAGTCAAAAACCCAGCTCATTTGGGAAAGTTTAAGATCGGTCAGAGATTTTACTGCTGTTATTGAAGCAGGTTTGTGATTTAAAATATCTGAAATAATTTTTGGAGAAATCTCACCTGAATCTTCAAAATTCATTGAAATTATTTTTGAGTTTTTATTGGTTCCAAGGTAATTTTGGCAAACAACCCTGTATATATCAAGTTTATCAGCATCCCTTAAAATTTTTAGGAAAAAAGATTTTATATGTTTTTTTGATTGTTTAAATTCAGGCATCTTTTTTTTGTTATGGAAAAAAAGAGAGCTTAAAAACACGTCTCTTTTTTCCTTCTCAATTTTAAAAACAAGATTTGTTCTTATTGCTTCCAGTACAGATTTTTTTCCATGATCACAGGAGATAAGATCATTAAATGTTTTAAATTCTGCAAATTGGGGGAATCTTCCCATATCATGAAAAAGTCCTATTAATTCACAAAACTTAAGCTCTTCGCTTGTCAGACAAAGTTTTTCCCCAATTTTTACTGCTTCAACAGCAACATTTTTACAATGAATTTCCTTAAGGTGGAAAGCTTCATAAAATTGAGGAAATCTGGTTTTAAATTCAAGTGAATAGTTTGTAAAAAATTTTATATAGTCCATAAATTTACTCTTGTTCTTTGTTGATCTTTTTTTATTTCAAGCTTATCTATAGTACATATTTCAAGTAAATCCAAATATACTTAAGCTTGAATTCATTGATTTTCAAGGTGACTGACTTTTGGGAAGGACTGGAAGTGTTATGAATGTGATTATCAGAACAAATTGACAGATAATATTGCTTTTTTTAAAGAAGTAAGATAAATTTTTACTTATCCAAAAATATCTAATGGGCTTAATATGCTTAAAAAATTTCTTTTTGTCTTTATACTGGTTGTTTTCACATCATGTGTTTTTTCTGATAAAAGGTCGGAAGACATCCTAAGGTTTGATTATACCTTTGAAGAGTTAAGGGATAGTGCCCTTCTTCCATCTTGGTTTTTAAACCCTTCGCCTGGAAAACTAGTAGGATCTATTGGAATGGCAAGAACTGTTTCTGTTGGAGGCGATCCTGAGTATTATTCAAGAAAATATGCCTTAGACGGGATCCTTGATTATTATGGTGTAAAAGTGGACAATGATAATCAAAACTATAAAGATATTTTAAGTGGAGAAAAAAACACTGCAATTTTAGGCGGTCGAAGTTTTTCCATTCCAAACACTTTAAAATCAAGAGATTATATAATAACAAGGGCTGTTTCAGGAACTTCCGGGAGCTTTCAAAAAGATTCTTTAAGCCATAACTTTTCCCCCTATGATTGTAAACCCGGCTGGATTTGTTCGCCGGGCTCAGGGGAGTTGGGAGGAGTTCTTGGAGTAAGCTATCGTGCAACCTCTCCCCAGCGTCAGTATGAACTTGCCATAGAAAATGGTCTTCTTTTGCTTAAATATTCTTATGGTGTCGATGTTTCAGGAACCGAGGAAATAAGAAGGATCAGGAGCGGAACAGGGGTTTTAAGGCTTAGGAAGAATGCCTTAAGTGTTAAGATGATTGATAATAAAGATAGAATAAGACTTTATGTAAAAGAAATCAGGTATTTAGGGGAAACAATCTACCTTCGGCTGGTATCTCCGGATCTTCCAGCTTTTGAGGAAGATAATTCCTGGATATATGGAGATTTGAAAGGCGGTTCCATAGGTCAAAGCGGGAGAACAGCATCAAATCTTCTTTCATATCAGATTTACAATGCAGTTGATAAAGCAGTTATGAGTATGGCAAAAAACAAGGAACTTGGGATTGAGGTAGTAGAAACATTAGCCAAGACTTCAAACTCATCTTTTTTTGATCAATTGATAAAAAGCGATGTTGATACAAGGGTTTTTCCTTCTTTGAGAGGGTTTTATCTTGATCGAAATGACAGGGTTATGGTGTGGCTTATGCCAAACAGCTTATAATTTTAGTTTTGTGCTTTGAGCTTAAATAAAGCGGTAAAGGATCGAAAACAAAAGCTCTTTTTGCCCAGTTCATTTAAAAATTTAAGTTTTGGAACTTAATCTGGAATGGTCAAAAAAGGCAAGTTTTATTCATTAATAAATTAATTAATTTAAGGAGGATTTCTCATGATTAAAAAGCTGATTGTTTGTTCCCTTGTTTTGTTTGCAGGAGCATTTTTTCTTTCAAGCTGCGGTGGAAAAAAAGTTGAAAAAGCTGGTATAAACCTTCCGGATTGGGTTATTAATCCAACAATTGAAGGCGGAATAGCTTCCACTGAATGTGTTGTCTATACAGGCGACATAAGTCTTGACAAAGCTGAAGCCACTGCACTTGGGCGAGCTGATATTGCTAAGCAGATAGACATTAAAGTTAAGGCAATGGATAAAACTTACCAGAGCAAAGTCAGAACAAAAGATGGTGTATCAGCTGGCGGAGTTTTTGAAAGTGTTTCAAAGCAGATTGCTCAGCAGCAGCTTAAAGGTGCAAGAGCAATTAAAATGGACCTTATTGAAATTGATGGTAAAAAACAATGGTGTGTAATGGTTGCTCTTGATCCAACTCTTACAGAAAGACTTTTTAAAGAAATAGTAAAAGAAAGTGCTGTAAATCTTGATCCTCAGGATGAAAGCGTTCTTTATCAGGAATTCAAGGCTTATAAAGCAGGCCAGGAACTTGATGCAGAAATAGATAAATTGTAAGATTCTTTATATTATTTCCCGGCAGAATTTTGCCGGGATTTTATATTAATACAAAATCCAGAGGGCACTCCAATGAGAAAAACATTGATAATCAGCCTTTTTTTTATATTTTTAACTCCGGTTTTAATTCCTGCCCAGACAAGCTTTGACGACTTCAAAAAAATTCAGAAATCAGAATACAAAGGCTATAAAGATACAATTACTGAAGATTTTGAAAGTTATAAAAAAGAGCTGAAAGAATCCTTTTTAGATTACAAGAAAAAAGCATCTCAAGTCTGGGGTCAAAAAAATGCTGTAATGCCTGATAAAAAAATATGGGTACAATACAGAGATAATATGAAAGAACGAAATATTGTTGATTTTGAATCAGGGAAGGCCATAGTTGAAATTGCAGCTGAACCAGATGATGCAAAAGATAAAAAAAAGCTTCTTGAAAAGGTGACAAAAGCTATTGAAAAAGCTGTAACTTCAAAGCCTGATGAAAGGTCAATAATTGAAATAGCCAAAAATCCCGGAGCTGTTGAAGAAGATCCTAAAAAAGATGCTGTTTTAAAGGATCAGATAAAGAATAAAAAAGGGGAAATTGTTACAGAAAAAAATGCAGGGGAATTTGCAAAAGAACTTGTAAAAGATAAAAAAGTCAAAGTGAAAAATCTCAAAGGAGATGATGGAAAATCAAGACTTGTGGTAAGTGTGGATTTTCCTCTTGTTCCAGATCACCTTAAGAAAAGAGTTGATAAGTACAAGGCTCTTGTATTTAAGGAATCAAAAAGACGCTCCATTGAATCCAAACTTGTTTTTGCTTTAATGGAAACAGAAAGTGCTTTTAATCCCACAGCTAAATCTCCAGTTCCTGCCTTTGGGCTGATGCAGCTTGTTCCTGTAAGCGGAGGAAGGGATGCCTATAAATTTGTTCATGGAAAAGATCAGGCTCCAACTGATCGGTTTTTATACCAGCCTCCAAATAATGTTGAGCTTGGAACAGCTTATCTTTATATTTTGTATTACAGGTATCTGGCTCAAATAAAAGATCAGGAATCCAGACTTTGGTGTGCAATAGCTTCATACAACACAGGAGTTGGTAATCTCTTAAATACTTTTGCAGGTAAGTATTCCAGAAATAAATTCAAAAACAGAAGTGAATGGAGAAATAAAGGTTTTGGGAAAATAAATACAATGAATTCTGAAGAAGTTTTTAATTACCTTAAAAAGAATCTTCCATACGAGGAAACAAGAAATTATGTGGTAAAAGTAAGGGAAAGAATGCCTAAATACAGTTCCAATTAATGATTTTAGGGAGAGGAAATGCAAGCTGAAAAAAGCTTTAAATTTCAATTGCTTATATTGTTTTTTTGTATTGTTGTTGCTGGTTCAGGCTGTGCTACTTATGGTCAGGGCGTTAAAAAAACCTTGGATTTGGTTAAGCAGGAGAATTTCTGCCTTGCTGAAGAAGAGCTTAAAAAAGCTTTAAAGCCTGATGGAGACGACAGATTTTTGTACCATGTGGAGCTTGGTTCAATAACAAGGCTTGGCAGACAATACTCAGTCAGTAATGAATATTTTGAAACAGCAGAAAGAATTGCTGAAGATCTTTATACAAAAAGAAGCAAAGATGTCTTAAGTTCAATGCTTTTAAATCCAAGACAGAGCCCTTATCAGGGCAATGACCATGAACATATTTATATTAATTATTTTAAAGCATTAAACCATATGGATTTGGGGCTTTCAGGTCTTCTTGAGCCAAACACCAGTTTTGAAAATGCAAGAATTGAGCTGAGACGATTGGATTACAAGCTTAAGTCTTATGAATTTGACAAAGGCAATTATAAGGAAGTTGAAGATAAAAAGAAAAAAACTTTTGTAAGGCTTTTGGATATTTTCAGCAAGCTCCAGGGGAATTGGCTGGACAAAGACTGGCTTAAGTTCAGAGAAGATGCTTTTGCAAGATATGTTTCAGGTATTATTTATGAGATCAGCGGAATGTATGATGATGCAAGAATAAGCTATAACAATGCTGCTCAACTTTATGAAGAAGGGTATGTTAAACAATATTCTCTTGACCCTCAAATCATTGAAAGAGCCTGGTTTGATACTGTAAGAATGATGATTAAGTCAAGAAGCTATAGCAAGAGTGAATGGAAAAGTTTTGCATCAAAAAAGCTTTGTCCTGAAAAAATAAAAGCACTGGAAGAATATTGTCTGTCAAATGGGGAGATAGTTGTAATTGAGCATTTGGGGCTTTCTCCTGAAAGAAAAGAGCTTAATCTTCATCTTAATGTAGATTTAGACTCAAAATCAATTTATATGTATCCGGTTTTAATGGGTTCACCTTCGGATAAAAACGATCAAAGGGCCTGGTTTTTTCTTTTGTATGCAGACAAAGGTATCCTCAGCATGGTGAACAAC
This genomic window from Desulforegulaceae bacterium contains:
- a CDS encoding phenyltransferase domain-containing protein, encoding MNIKSQDKAAITNSPLTTIIEDCAKSIINAQKGTGEIPWAIGEKTDSWDMVEAIMGLNICGYFQESKKGFEWLKKTQNSDGSFYASYMNGSPEDMTKDTNMSSYIAVGLLQYLIITKDLDFTRYIWPTVEKGLNFVISLQAEGGEIYWAKSPKGNIDKMCLLTGSSSIYTSLKCGIYLGEKLGFDYPHWKTAAIKLENALRKRRHVFDVTKSRYSMDWFYPILCGALTKNECEKRLEKYWKKFIVEGMGVRCVSENPWITMAETCELVLALNSMGKKRKAEIVFNWILDRRFEDDGSFWCGFTFPDMVIWPEEKYTWTNGVAIMAADALYDLTPASNLFSHAFWEQKSTWRYLN
- the panC gene encoding pantoate--beta-alanine ligase, whose amino-acid sequence is MGQIKVFENIANVNAWSTNCKKDGFSVGLVPTMGFLHEGHLSLIDRAKEKCTRVVVSVFVNPAQFGEGEDFESYPRNFDKDFELASKRGADAVFFPSAKEIYPENYQTYVDLEKLPDHLCGKSRVGHFKGVATVVSKLFNIVQPDFAFFGEKDFQQLAIIKQMVKDLNFPVTIEGVPIVRESSGLALSSRNSYLSEEERKNAILLYKSILEAEKIIKAGEKKSSKVIEVIKGVIGQYEKSKIDYINICDPETLEDLEFIDRKVVLAMAVFIGKTRLIDNKVIIP
- the metK gene encoding methionine adenosyltransferase, which encodes MAKESVLFTSESVTEGHPDKVADAISDSILDAIIEQDKKARVACETLVTTGLAFIAGEISTECYVDIPQIVRNTIREIGYNSSDMGFDWQTCSVLTSIDHQSPDIAAGVNEGEGLFKEQGAGDQGLMFGFASSETPELMPMPIVMAHKLTKRLADVRKNKIVDIFRPDGKAQVTIEYENCVPKRIDAVVVSTQHTEDSTYDQVKEAVMEEVIKKIIPAEMLDSNTRYYINPTGKFVVGGPMGDCGLTGRKIIVDTYGGQGSHGGGCFSGKDPSKVDRSASYMGRYIAKNIVASGLATKCEVQLAYAIGYSDPLSVLVDTFGTGKVSNSELSSAIREIFSLTPSGIIKELDLLRPIYKKTAAYGHFGREDEDFIWEKTDKAKILLEKLG
- a CDS encoding SpoIID/LytB domain-containing protein, encoding MSTKIILSLKVVFIFLYFILISTGIFSQPLYIQSMEDARKYILENEVVKAREKYLSITANNHFHKEKQANALFLYSMILWKKDADIHKSKAALENILKSFPETEAAGDAMFSLAAIEAETQNFKKSFDYLENFVSKFPGHIRVKKAMELLEVSKNSFKTDKIPVRVLLGNLKQCSFSSETFFYIDLVPLNSKKISASLSPENTIKINGIDTLKNNTIISSEDIPINFKSKRYKGKLILNQKNGKIEIINILELGSYLKSVVPSEMPGSWHDEALKAQAVASRTYALFMIKQNQKNSYHLESGILSQVYKGIENICEKSSQAVELTDSEFILLNEKPVLAAFHSNSGGFTEDPVYFWKKNFSYLKQKTDNFSPANEWKAFFSYDQLSNLLFSSPTKINKVYISQTTPSGRVSEITLKTNKGKVSFNGEKFREKTGYYTVKSTLFQITSLSNGIELRGKGFGHGIGMSQWGAKKMAEKGYTYKEIVRYYYSDKIKIEKKLPRSFYNDQGDLFLTKLF
- a CDS encoding ABC transporter permease, coding for MKYLFSLSSKIGRSFLNYLDYIFSLSGLLYCILKIFVKGNYSGKKLVRLGIIEQIYFTAVQALRIIIPIALVIGTAFFLQFSKIADQYDLGKLAAVILLRELGPMIAAVVVILRSATAVTTEIGYMNVQGEMDAIQMAGVDPLALICLPRLIGITTAILCLFIVFSLVSVLGGFASAWILSDISLHRFLLTIGKSISFSDVFAVLFKAMGFGVIISIICLYRGFEAKNSITEVPVRTAKAAVECFFYCLIFNVLISVIFMLRG
- a CDS encoding MlaD family protein, with the protein product MDLMFKDKDKIVGFFILMISTLLLLSLVLIGRGKGLFKNYIEYHAIFEETYNLKEGAPVKLFNAEIGKVKDVKLVDDDVRVQILIVDEYSNRVRESSYVTVTSPTFIGSEYIALTSQDKSSELIPEGGQIPSIEKTSFSDLMDEFQVEKTAKKFVETVYDLSEMAKKLNSDQGPVFSILSDIETIVHDIESGKGNLGEILRTSKITDQLEARLVQIEKILGDVKIAVSKTPYTMDLVNENLERVGKIGKNIELSSENINLMVNELRVKLNEISTIISNIEKGSETVPAITATALNGLQEVREGVRKIDNTIEALQKTFIIRNKLPERQEPEQYKLDLRP
- a CDS encoding HD domain-containing protein, translating into MDYIKFFTNYSLEFKTRFPQFYEAFHLKEIHCKNVAVEAVKIGEKLCLTSEELKFCELIGLFHDMGRFPQFAEFKTFNDLISCDHGKKSVLEAIRTNLVFKIEKEKRDVFLSSLFFHNKKKMPEFKQSKKHIKSFFLKILRDADKLDIYRVVCQNYLGTNKNSKIISMNFEDSGEISPKIISDILNHKPASITAVKSLTDLKLSQMSWVFDLNFKFSIEQVKKKQIPEIIFSTITPSKKSEICFKKIMEFLKPF
- a CDS encoding murein transglycosylase domain-containing protein, which gives rise to MRKTLIISLFFIFLTPVLIPAQTSFDDFKKIQKSEYKGYKDTITEDFESYKKELKESFLDYKKKASQVWGQKNAVMPDKKIWVQYRDNMKERNIVDFESGKAIVEIAAEPDDAKDKKKLLEKVTKAIEKAVTSKPDERSIIEIAKNPGAVEEDPKKDAVLKDQIKNKKGEIVTEKNAGEFAKELVKDKKVKVKNLKGDDGKSRLVVSVDFPLVPDHLKKRVDKYKALVFKESKRRSIESKLVFALMETESAFNPTAKSPVPAFGLMQLVPVSGGRDAYKFVHGKDQAPTDRFLYQPPNNVELGTAYLYILYYRYLAQIKDQESRLWCAIASYNTGVGNLLNTFAGKYSRNKFKNRSEWRNKGFGKINTMNSEEVFNYLKKNLPYEETRNYVVKVRERMPKYSSN